A window from Acidimicrobiales bacterium encodes these proteins:
- the ychF gene encoding redox-regulated ATPase YchF produces MERFGFVGLPNAGKSSLYNALAGGGALAAPYAFATTEPNIGVARVPDDRLGRLAEMSASLRVVPASVEFADIGGLVEGASQGEGLGNKFLAGIREVDAIVFVLRAFRDDDVPGPRDPLEHLRVVEVELALADLDTGERQLDKLRRASKGDRSLGATVESLDRAVDQLAEGVPLYRSDLSADDRAELRPFFLLTDKPVLAVVNLDEEQVVDPGPVLDPVVAELDGAEVIGMCIQLEAEAALLPEADRAEMLEGLGLGEGALPRFVRGANHLLGLRTYFTTGEKESRAWTFRAGSSAPECAGRIHTDFQRGFIRAETIRWDVLLAEGSWARARESGLVRSEGKDYRPQDGDVMEFRFNV; encoded by the coding sequence GTGGAGCGATTCGGATTCGTGGGCCTGCCCAACGCGGGCAAGTCCTCGCTCTACAACGCCCTGGCTGGTGGTGGAGCGCTGGCCGCTCCATACGCCTTCGCCACCACCGAGCCGAACATCGGGGTCGCCAGGGTCCCCGACGACCGGCTGGGCCGACTGGCCGAGATGAGCGCCTCCCTCAGGGTCGTGCCGGCCAGCGTGGAGTTCGCCGACATAGGCGGCCTGGTCGAGGGCGCATCCCAGGGCGAGGGCCTGGGCAACAAGTTCCTTGCCGGCATCCGCGAGGTCGACGCCATCGTGTTCGTACTGCGGGCCTTCCGGGACGACGACGTTCCCGGCCCGAGGGATCCGCTGGAGCACCTGCGGGTGGTGGAGGTGGAGTTGGCGCTGGCCGACCTGGACACCGGCGAGAGGCAGCTCGACAAGCTGCGGCGGGCATCCAAGGGCGACAGGTCCCTGGGCGCGACCGTGGAGTCCCTCGACCGGGCTGTGGACCAGCTGGCCGAAGGTGTACCGCTCTACCGGAGCGACCTGTCGGCAGACGACCGTGCCGAGCTGAGGCCGTTCTTCCTGCTCACCGACAAGCCGGTGCTGGCCGTCGTCAACCTCGACGAGGAACAGGTCGTGGACCCCGGGCCGGTACTTGACCCGGTGGTGGCCGAGTTGGACGGTGCCGAGGTGATCGGCATGTGCATACAACTCGAGGCCGAGGCGGCCCTACTGCCCGAGGCCGACCGGGCCGAGATGCTCGAGGGCCTGGGCCTGGGGGAAGGCGCCCTGCCACGGTTCGTGCGCGGTGCCAATCACCTGCTCGGCCTGCGCACCTACTTCACCACCGGTGAGAAGGAGAGCCGGGCCTGGACATTCCGCGCCGGCTCGTCGGCTCCGGAGTGCGCCGGCCGCATCCACACCGACTTCCAGCGGGGTTTCATCCGGGCCGAGACCATCCGTTGGGACGTCCTGCTGGCAGAGGGATCCTGGGCTAGGGCACGCGAATCGGGTCTGGTCCGGAGCGAGGGCAAGGACTACCGGCCGCAGGACGGCGACGTCATGGAGTTCCGGTTCAACGTCTGA
- a CDS encoding DUF192 domain-containing protein: protein MPWLVRGDRVLASLEVADTPSTRARGLLRRDGFDGALLLRPARSVHTLGMRFAIDVAHLDMELRVLRITRMAGQRVGRPVRGAQAVLEADAGCFERWGLRVGDELEVRS, encoded by the coding sequence ATGCCGTGGTTGGTCCGTGGGGATCGGGTGCTGGCCAGCCTCGAGGTGGCCGATACGCCATCGACGCGGGCACGCGGCCTGCTGAGACGTGACGGCTTCGATGGTGCGCTCCTGTTGCGGCCCGCCCGATCGGTCCACACGCTCGGCATGCGGTTCGCCATCGACGTCGCCCACCTCGACATGGAGCTCCGCGTCCTTCGGATCACCCGCATGGCCGGCCAGAGGGTCGGCCGGCCGGTGCGGGGCGCACAGGCCGTGCTGGAGGCCGACGCCGGTTGCTTCGAACGATGGGGCCTGCGTGTTGGCGACGAGCTGGAGGTGCGGTCGTGA
- the rsmI gene encoding 16S rRNA (cytidine(1402)-2'-O)-methyltransferase — translation MSRTDGGSARLMLVATPIGNLGDLSPRAVETLSTADLVACEDTRRTGRLLQHAGIVGSELLRLDAHTEERAAETVVRRLDAGAIVALVSDAGMPGISDPGERVVRRVVEAGHRVEVVPGPSAPVAAVAASGLAGDRWCMEGFLPRKGSARAGRLAELSVEERTMVIFESPHRLAATLVDLSTAMGGGRRLVVAREMTKLHEEFWRGTLDEAVGFASQGLKGELVLVVEGSPPVAEADDDRIRAVLAEALDAGASTRDAADEVSRRLGVSRRRAYRLALE, via the coding sequence GTGAGCCGGACCGACGGGGGGTCTGCCCGGCTCATGCTGGTGGCCACGCCGATCGGCAACCTGGGCGACCTGTCGCCCAGGGCCGTCGAGACGCTCTCGACCGCCGACCTGGTGGCCTGCGAGGACACCCGCCGGACCGGCCGACTACTGCAGCACGCCGGGATCGTCGGATCCGAGTTGCTGCGCCTCGACGCCCACACGGAGGAGCGGGCGGCCGAGACGGTTGTGCGGCGCCTGGACGCCGGCGCGATCGTGGCGCTGGTTTCCGATGCCGGGATGCCGGGGATTTCCGATCCGGGCGAGCGGGTGGTACGGCGGGTGGTGGAGGCCGGCCACCGCGTGGAGGTGGTACCGGGTCCGTCGGCACCGGTGGCCGCGGTGGCTGCGAGCGGCCTGGCAGGCGACCGGTGGTGCATGGAGGGGTTCTTGCCGCGGAAGGGGAGCGCCCGGGCCGGGCGGCTGGCCGAACTGTCCGTAGAGGAGCGCACCATGGTGATCTTCGAGTCGCCACACCGCCTGGCAGCCACGCTGGTGGACCTCTCGACCGCAATGGGGGGCGGTCGCCGATTAGTTGTGGCCAGGGAGATGACGAAGCTCCACGAGGAGTTCTGGCGGGGAACCCTCGACGAGGCGGTCGGCTTCGCCTCCCAGGGCCTGAAGGGAGAGCTGGTGCTGGTGGTGGAGGGGTCGCCTCCGGTGGCCGAGGCAGACGACGACCGGATCCGGGCGGTGCTGGCCGAGGCCCTGGATGCAGGTGCCTCGACGCGCGATGCCGCTGACGAGGTGTCCCGCCGCCTCGGGGTGTCCCGGCGCCGCGCCTACCGCCTGGCACTGGAATGA
- the metG gene encoding methionine--tRNA ligase — protein MADEHPTDQRAGTPVLVAVAWPYASGSRHLGHLAGAYLPADIYARHQRLVGNRVLMVSGSDIHGTPITVRADAEGVTPRDIVDRYHAEFVADWERLGISWDLYTSTGTENHAAVTHDLFLRLLENGHIDRRFSEQYFDAEAGRFLPDRYIEGTCPHCGYVEARGDQCEDCGRTLDPEELLDPRSKITGSRPEVRGTEHFYLRLSDFSDELGAWLDTREGWRRHVLNFSKGWVAEGLQDRAITRDLDWGIDLPVDDLGPGKRIYVWFEAVIGYLSASKEWAQLRGEPEAWRRWWEDEDARSVYFIGKDNIPFHTIIWPGMLLGYGGLNLPTDVPANQYVTFKGGKASASRGVGLTIGEGLDLFQADALRYALAASLPEQSDTDLSVEEIGRRINEELVATWGNLVNRVLSMVHRTCDGAVPTADGRTVDDLALLEAVDEALATVTTQIQRVELRAALRTGMGAAAAVNAYLNAMEPWKLAKADTDRARVVLGTALAAVSGVRVALAPYLPFSTVALDDVLGPVEGWERREPQPGSPVGKPTPLFAKVDLDMLLSDRDDG, from the coding sequence ATGGCCGATGAGCACCCGACGGACCAGCGCGCCGGGACACCGGTGCTGGTCGCCGTGGCCTGGCCCTATGCGTCCGGGTCCCGCCACCTGGGCCACCTGGCCGGCGCCTACCTGCCGGCCGACATCTATGCCCGCCACCAGCGCCTGGTCGGCAACCGGGTGCTGATGGTGAGCGGTTCTGACATCCACGGCACCCCCATCACCGTCCGGGCCGACGCCGAGGGCGTGACCCCACGGGACATCGTGGACCGGTACCACGCCGAGTTCGTGGCCGACTGGGAGCGGCTGGGAATCAGTTGGGACCTGTACACGTCGACCGGGACCGAGAACCATGCGGCGGTCACCCACGACCTGTTCCTGCGGCTGCTGGAGAACGGGCACATAGACCGGCGCTTCAGCGAGCAGTACTTCGACGCCGAGGCCGGGCGCTTCCTTCCAGACCGCTACATCGAGGGGACTTGTCCCCACTGCGGCTACGTGGAGGCACGGGGCGACCAGTGCGAGGACTGCGGCCGGACTCTGGACCCCGAAGAGTTGCTGGATCCACGATCCAAGATCACCGGGAGCAGGCCGGAGGTCCGCGGGACCGAGCACTTCTACCTCCGGCTCTCCGATTTCTCCGACGAGCTGGGGGCGTGGCTGGATACCCGCGAGGGCTGGCGTCGACACGTCCTGAACTTCTCGAAGGGCTGGGTGGCCGAGGGCCTCCAGGATCGGGCCATCACCCGCGACCTGGACTGGGGAATCGACCTGCCGGTGGACGACCTGGGGCCTGGCAAGCGCATCTACGTCTGGTTCGAGGCCGTGATCGGTTACCTGTCGGCATCCAAGGAGTGGGCGCAGCTCCGGGGCGAGCCCGAGGCGTGGCGCCGGTGGTGGGAGGACGAGGATGCCCGATCCGTCTACTTCATCGGGAAGGACAACATCCCGTTCCACACCATCATCTGGCCGGGGATGCTGCTCGGCTACGGCGGGCTGAACCTGCCCACCGACGTGCCCGCCAACCAGTACGTGACCTTCAAGGGCGGCAAGGCGTCGGCCAGCCGCGGCGTGGGCCTCACCATCGGCGAGGGCCTGGACCTGTTCCAGGCCGACGCGCTCCGCTACGCCCTGGCCGCCTCCCTGCCCGAGCAGAGCGATACGGACCTCTCGGTCGAAGAGATCGGCCGGCGGATCAACGAGGAGCTTGTCGCCACCTGGGGAAACCTGGTCAACCGGGTGCTCTCGATGGTCCACAGAACCTGTGACGGCGCCGTCCCCACGGCCGACGGCCGAACGGTGGACGACCTGGCGCTGCTGGAAGCGGTGGACGAGGCCCTGGCCACGGTTACGACGCAGATCCAACGGGTGGAGCTCCGGGCCGCGCTGCGGACCGGGATGGGGGCGGCGGCGGCGGTCAACGCCTACCTCAACGCCATGGAACCGTGGAAGCTGGCCAAGGCCGATACCGACCGGGCCCGCGTGGTGCTGGGCACTGCGCTGGCCGCCGTGTCCGGCGTCCGCGTCGCCCTGGCGCCGTACCTGCCCTTCAGCACCGTGGCCCTGGACGACGTGCTGGGACCGGTCGAGGGATGGGAGCGTCGGGAGCCGCAGCCGGGTTCGCCCGTCGGGAAGCCGACGCCGCTCTTCGCCAAGGTGGACCTCGACATGCTGCTCTCCGATCGGGACGACGGGTGA
- a CDS encoding TatD family hydrolase has translation MTDAWFDNHCHLGVDAPEVVARARSAGVVGMVTVGCDLADSRAALATAEAFDDVWATAGVHPHEARDGVAGLADLLDEAVAVGEAGLDFHYDHSPRGAQRDAFAAQVSLANQWGLPLVVHTREAWEETFDLLDREGVPKRTVFHCFTGGPDEAREGLARGAFLSFSGIVTFGSADDLRAAAALCPLERALVETDSPYLAPVPHRGKPNEPAFVGLVGTAVSEAMGLPVGDVAIATTANARAFYGLDAQT, from the coding sequence GTGACCGACGCCTGGTTCGACAACCACTGCCACCTGGGTGTCGACGCGCCCGAGGTGGTGGCCCGGGCCCGCTCTGCCGGCGTGGTCGGCATGGTGACGGTGGGGTGCGACCTGGCTGACAGCCGGGCCGCGCTGGCCACGGCGGAGGCCTTCGACGACGTATGGGCGACCGCCGGTGTCCACCCCCACGAGGCCCGCGACGGTGTCGCCGGCCTGGCCGATCTCCTGGACGAGGCAGTGGCCGTGGGCGAGGCCGGCCTGGACTTCCACTACGACCACTCTCCCCGGGGCGCCCAGCGCGACGCCTTCGCAGCGCAGGTGTCGTTGGCCAACCAGTGGGGCCTTCCGCTGGTCGTGCACACCCGGGAGGCGTGGGAGGAGACCTTCGACCTGCTGGACCGCGAGGGGGTTCCGAAACGCACGGTGTTCCACTGCTTCACCGGAGGTCCGGACGAAGCCCGCGAGGGGCTGGCCAGGGGGGCGTTCCTTTCGTTCAGCGGGATCGTGACCTTCGGATCGGCAGACGACCTGCGGGCCGCCGCCGCCCTGTGCCCCCTGGAGCGGGCGCTGGTGGAGACCGATTCGCCCTATCTGGCGCCGGTTCCGCACCGTGGGAAGCCCAACGAGCCCGCCTTCGTCGGCCTGGTCGGTACCGCGGTTTCCGAGGCCATGGGGCTACCGGTCGGCGACGTGGCCATAGCCACCACGGCCAATGCCCGGGCCTTCTACGGGCTGGACGCGCAGACCTGA
- a CDS encoding transglycosylase family protein produces MTTPGPTTTIPWDTAPDADGPTDIQWEALRFCEATGDYGAVNPTGKYRGAYQFSRTTWDWIAGLHHDHLVGVDPAVAAPRDQDRMARALYDLRGRGQWPVCGRYLP; encoded by the coding sequence ATGACCACCCCGGGGCCGACCACGACCATTCCGTGGGACACGGCTCCCGACGCGGACGGGCCCACCGACATCCAGTGGGAGGCGCTGCGCTTCTGCGAGGCGACCGGGGACTACGGCGCCGTCAACCCGACGGGCAAGTACCGCGGGGCATACCAGTTCAGCCGCACGACCTGGGACTGGATCGCCGGGCTCCACCACGACCACCTGGTCGGCGTGGATCCCGCCGTTGCCGCCCCCCGCGACCAGGACCGCATGGCCAGGGCCCTCTACGACCTGCGGGGCCGGGGTCAGTGGCCGGTGTGCGGTCGCTACCTGCCCTGA